A region of Thermorudis peleae DNA encodes the following proteins:
- a CDS encoding S1C family serine protease, whose translation MRARIASLFIVLMLVFSMVLTACSSRQATATSTNTSPTAATAVTSTTTTTPATSTTPNASSGQSTSAAASAGSQDLSTAVEAVAQKVLPSVVYISVRTVSPTAFGFGQVVQGVGSGVIFDPKGYILTNDHVVGDAQSITVVLSDGRKFQAQLIGRSPQNDIAVIKIDGTNLPVATLGDSDQLKIGQWVVAIGNALGLEGGPTVTVGIVSALNRTLSAQETGGTTMEHLIQTDAAINPGNSGGPLVDLNGNVIGINTAKIQSAEGIGFAIAINQAKQIVQQLLSGTPQGYLGVAGVTVTPALAARYNLPVNQGVLIVDVSPGSPAAQAGLRPGDVVIQADGKNMTSISDLEQVIRSHKPGDKLTLTINRNGQQQTITATLGQAPVIK comes from the coding sequence ATGCGCGCACGGATAGCGAGCTTGTTCATCGTTCTCATGCTGGTGTTCAGCATGGTGTTAACAGCCTGCTCATCCCGCCAGGCAACAGCAACAAGCACCAACACCTCTCCAACGGCTGCTACAGCTGTCACCTCCACTACCACGACGACGCCAGCAACATCCACAACTCCAAACGCATCATCCGGCCAGTCGACCAGCGCGGCAGCGAGTGCCGGGAGTCAAGATCTTTCGACGGCGGTTGAAGCCGTTGCACAGAAGGTGCTTCCGTCGGTCGTCTATATTTCGGTCCGGACAGTGAGCCCGACGGCCTTTGGTTTTGGCCAAGTCGTCCAAGGCGTTGGCTCTGGCGTCATCTTTGACCCAAAGGGCTACATCCTGACCAACGATCACGTCGTTGGTGATGCCCAATCGATTACCGTAGTGCTCTCTGATGGTCGCAAGTTCCAGGCACAGCTCATTGGCCGCTCACCGCAGAACGACATCGCGGTCATCAAGATTGACGGCACGAACCTTCCTGTTGCCACCTTGGGCGACAGCGACCAGCTCAAGATCGGTCAATGGGTCGTCGCGATCGGCAATGCGCTCGGCCTTGAAGGCGGACCAACGGTTACTGTTGGCATTGTCAGTGCGCTCAACCGGACACTGAGCGCCCAAGAGACCGGTGGCACGACCATGGAGCATCTCATTCAGACCGACGCGGCGATTAACCCTGGGAACTCTGGTGGCCCGCTTGTTGACCTCAATGGCAACGTGATTGGCATCAACACCGCGAAGATTCAATCGGCCGAGGGCATCGGGTTCGCTATCGCAATTAACCAGGCAAAGCAAATCGTCCAACAACTGCTCTCTGGCACACCACAAGGCTACCTTGGCGTTGCCGGCGTGACGGTCACTCCGGCCTTGGCAGCACGCTACAACCTGCCAGTCAATCAAGGCGTGCTGATTGTCGACGTATCACCGGGCAGCCCAGCGGCGCAAGCTGGCCTCCGGCCAGGTGATGTTGTGATCCAGGCGGATGGCAAGAACATGACGTCAATAAGCGACCTTGAACAGGTCATTCGCTCACACAAGCCGGGTGACAAGTTGACCTTGACAATCAACCGCAACGGCCAGCAACAGACCATCACCGCAACGCTTGGACAGGCCCCCGTCATAAAGTAG
- a CDS encoding amidohydrolase family protein, which produces MIRVDGHEAFVIDGHVHFWDGSPENWRNQWGEGWIKCFYDYHTALTPKEWQWSFDEFCKYPAEKMVRDLFLEGHVDMAIFNSTYLKEFFKNGFNTHEQNYVLKDRYPDRFILCGSFDPRWGEAGFETFRRMVAEYPIQGLKLYTAEWYNGSRGWKLTDPMAYRYLELCRELGIKNIHVHKGPTVYPLSKDAFDVHDVDTAATDFPDLNFIVEHIGLPRLDDFCWIAKQDRNIYAGLAVASAFIALRPRYFAEIMANLLYWVGEDRILFGSDYAIWTPKWIIEKFVNFELPDDIKDEYGVDLTPEAKRKILGENAARLYGIDIAAQKAKLAQDPIGQQLATAA; this is translated from the coding sequence ATGATTCGCGTTGACGGGCACGAGGCGTTTGTCATTGACGGACACGTGCACTTTTGGGATGGCAGCCCGGAGAACTGGCGCAACCAGTGGGGTGAGGGCTGGATCAAATGCTTCTACGACTACCACACGGCGTTAACACCCAAAGAATGGCAATGGTCATTTGACGAGTTCTGCAAATACCCAGCCGAGAAGATGGTACGTGATCTCTTCCTTGAGGGACACGTCGACATGGCGATTTTCAACTCGACCTACCTCAAGGAGTTCTTCAAGAACGGCTTCAACACCCACGAACAGAACTACGTGCTCAAAGACCGCTATCCCGATCGCTTCATCCTCTGCGGCTCCTTTGACCCCCGCTGGGGAGAGGCTGGCTTCGAGACATTCCGCCGCATGGTGGCCGAGTACCCGATTCAGGGGCTCAAGCTCTACACGGCAGAGTGGTACAACGGCTCGCGTGGCTGGAAGCTGACCGATCCGATGGCGTACCGGTACTTGGAGCTGTGCCGGGAGCTGGGGATTAAGAACATTCATGTGCATAAGGGCCCGACCGTCTATCCCTTGAGCAAGGACGCGTTTGACGTCCATGATGTGGACACCGCTGCCACCGACTTCCCCGACTTGAACTTCATCGTCGAACACATCGGCCTGCCGCGGCTGGATGATTTCTGCTGGATTGCCAAGCAGGACCGCAATATCTATGCGGGCCTGGCGGTGGCGAGTGCGTTCATTGCCTTGCGTCCGCGCTACTTTGCCGAGATTATGGCGAATCTGCTCTATTGGGTTGGCGAGGATCGCATCCTCTTCGGCAGCGACTATGCGATTTGGACGCCCAAGTGGATCATTGAGAAGTTTGTGAACTTTGAGCTGCCCGACGATATCAAAGACGAGTATGGCGTTGATCTCACGCCAGAAGCCAAACGCAAGATCCTGGGCGAGAACGCTGCGCGGCTCTACGGCATCGACATTGCTGCGCAGAAGGCGAAGCTGGCCCAGGATCCGATTGGCCAGCAGTTGGCCACGGCTGCCTAG
- a CDS encoding sigma-70 family RNA polymerase sigma factor, with product MVGQEELSDEALLQAMRARQPEALAQLYDRYAAAVYSLARMITRDDGAAEDVTQEVFLRLWQAPELYVPERGPFAPWLLRVTRNRALDWVRQRRRGTASLEVIIDERGVEPADGGDDPAALAERTILAEHVRQALAELEPSQRQVLEFAYFAGLTQREMADMLGIPLGTVKTRVRAGMRRLAELLARERIWTETE from the coding sequence GTGGTTGGTCAAGAAGAACTGAGCGACGAGGCGTTATTGCAGGCAATGCGCGCGCGTCAACCAGAGGCGCTCGCTCAGCTCTACGACCGCTATGCGGCGGCTGTGTACAGTCTTGCCCGCATGATCACGCGGGATGACGGAGCCGCTGAGGATGTCACGCAGGAGGTGTTTCTGCGGCTTTGGCAAGCCCCGGAGCTGTATGTGCCAGAGCGTGGCCCGTTTGCACCGTGGCTGCTACGCGTTACTCGCAATCGCGCGCTTGATTGGGTACGGCAACGCCGGCGAGGCACGGCCTCACTTGAAGTGATCATCGATGAACGTGGGGTTGAGCCGGCTGATGGAGGTGACGATCCAGCAGCGCTTGCTGAGCGTACGATACTGGCAGAGCATGTGCGGCAGGCGCTTGCTGAACTTGAGCCCAGCCAGCGGCAGGTGCTGGAATTTGCCTACTTTGCTGGGTTGACACAGCGGGAAATGGCGGACATGCTCGGTATCCCGCTCGGGACGGTGAAGACGCGTGTGCGAGCTGGCATGCGTCGACTTGCGGAATTGCTGGCACGAGAGCGAATATGGACAGAGACGGAGTGA
- a CDS encoding ABC transporter permease encodes MAMTGAGVSGRAERADALLYAARPHRTLWRDALNRLIANRLALLGLAIIVLVTLMAILAPVISPYPYDKQDYTAISQFPTWTGPHPLGTDLVGRDMLSRMIWGAQVSIAVGLGSQLLVLLIGVPIGAIAGYFGGRIDSWLMRFVDVMYAFPQLLFVILIMAALGRGLQNIFIAIGITGWVTLARLTRAEFLALRERDFVTAARALGAGPWRLIFRHLLPNALSPIIVTVTFGIPQAIFTEAALSFIGIGINPPRPSWGQMAGEYQVYIQSYWYMSIFPSIAIALLMLAFTFFGDGLRDALDPRTRSSR; translated from the coding sequence ATGGCAATGACTGGAGCCGGAGTCTCTGGCCGCGCCGAACGCGCTGATGCGCTGCTCTACGCTGCGCGTCCGCATCGTACGCTCTGGCGCGATGCGCTGAATCGTCTCATCGCAAACCGTCTCGCCCTCCTTGGCCTTGCGATTATTGTGCTCGTGACGTTGATGGCCATCCTCGCCCCAGTGATCTCCCCTTATCCCTATGACAAGCAGGACTACACGGCAATTTCCCAGTTCCCAACGTGGACTGGTCCGCATCCGCTCGGCACAGACCTTGTTGGTCGTGACATGCTGAGTCGGATGATTTGGGGCGCGCAAGTCTCCATTGCCGTTGGACTGGGATCGCAACTGCTCGTGCTCCTGATTGGGGTGCCGATCGGCGCGATCGCCGGCTACTTCGGCGGTCGAATTGACAGCTGGCTGATGCGCTTTGTCGATGTCATGTACGCCTTCCCGCAACTTCTGTTCGTCATTTTGATCATGGCTGCGCTTGGACGAGGCTTGCAGAACATTTTCATCGCGATCGGCATTACCGGCTGGGTAACCCTTGCTCGCTTGACCCGTGCCGAGTTCCTCGCGTTGCGCGAACGTGATTTTGTCACGGCTGCTCGAGCCCTCGGTGCCGGACCGTGGCGCCTCATCTTCCGCCACCTGCTTCCGAACGCCCTCTCACCCATCATCGTCACCGTTACCTTCGGCATTCCCCAAGCAATTTTCACCGAGGCAGCGCTGAGTTTCATTGGCATCGGTATCAACCCGCCACGCCCGAGCTGGGGACAAATGGCGGGAGAATATCAGGTGTATATCCAGTCCTACTGGTACATGTCGATTTTCCCCTCCATTGCGATTGCACTGCTCATGCTTGCGTTCACGTTCTTCGGCGACGGACTGCGCGACGCGCTCGATCCACGAACACGCAGCAGTCGCTAG
- a CDS encoding peptide ABC transporter substrate-binding protein has product MGDPLRWWEDPEQLALLWQRLQAIKVDRRDFLRIVTAAGGASAAALALEACGGGSNASPTAPLSAVTPPPPVTPTPVTVPTAAATATAPAAGTTATQTTGELAATQVLRVSVEDEPQSFDFNKDLYCGGDEACFAMLGMFNPDNEVVPDIAERWEPNQDASVWTFHIRKNTYWSNGDPVTAHDYEWSWKRQLDPETQASYAAFLYDIKNAQAFNNKKPGVSKDDVGVKALDDYTLQVTLEGPRGYFPVLAAYIAAAPAHRPSVEKYGDKWTEASNIVCNGPFKLVEWKHEQGFVLEKNDKYWNAKNITLQRIERPIIKPDAAFLAYQNNEIDILYRAPLGQLQRVQSDPQLSKEFHRYNLFGTWYIVPDPNFEPYNIKEVRLAMAHSINRDVIVRDVLKGLATPAYTMTPPGIPFYIEDRFDQYTKYDPDLARSLLKGTPYEGGKNWPKGMTMTMRREGDAEKAAGEAVIAMLKDVLGMPLQLEVGEPNETYDRMWQHKIPLMWVRWYVDYPDPANTMFQVWYSKQTSGHRHSWSNPQYDQLVLQASGETDPAKRLELYKKAQEIQLADGAAIYVYNPWNYALVKPWITNLPKTKSGDYAAKWNIFLRDYDYYRVLKH; this is encoded by the coding sequence ATGGGGGATCCGTTGCGCTGGTGGGAAGACCCAGAGCAGCTGGCATTGCTCTGGCAACGTTTGCAGGCGATTAAAGTCGACCGACGCGACTTTCTCCGCATTGTCACGGCCGCTGGCGGTGCATCTGCTGCAGCCCTTGCACTGGAAGCTTGCGGCGGAGGCAGTAATGCATCCCCAACTGCGCCATTGTCTGCGGTGACACCGCCACCACCAGTCACGCCAACGCCGGTCACTGTACCAACGGCAGCGGCGACCGCGACAGCACCAGCTGCTGGTACAACGGCCACGCAGACAACTGGGGAGCTCGCTGCCACCCAGGTTCTGCGAGTCAGTGTGGAAGATGAACCACAGTCATTCGACTTCAATAAGGATCTCTACTGCGGCGGCGACGAAGCCTGCTTCGCCATGCTCGGCATGTTCAACCCGGACAATGAGGTCGTTCCCGATATCGCCGAGCGCTGGGAACCGAATCAGGATGCGTCGGTCTGGACATTCCACATCCGCAAGAATACGTATTGGAGCAATGGCGATCCTGTCACCGCCCACGATTACGAGTGGTCATGGAAACGCCAGCTCGATCCCGAAACCCAGGCCTCATACGCAGCGTTCCTCTACGACATCAAGAACGCCCAAGCCTTCAACAATAAGAAACCAGGCGTGAGCAAGGACGACGTCGGGGTAAAGGCGCTCGATGACTATACGCTGCAGGTGACGCTCGAGGGGCCGCGTGGGTACTTCCCCGTCCTTGCCGCGTATATTGCAGCCGCACCGGCGCACCGACCCTCCGTCGAAAAATACGGCGACAAATGGACCGAGGCCAGCAATATCGTCTGCAATGGGCCTTTCAAACTCGTGGAGTGGAAGCACGAGCAGGGCTTCGTCCTCGAAAAGAATGACAAGTATTGGAACGCCAAGAACATCACCCTGCAGCGGATTGAGCGGCCAATTATCAAGCCTGACGCGGCCTTCCTCGCCTATCAGAACAACGAGATTGACATTCTCTATCGCGCGCCACTGGGCCAGCTCCAACGTGTTCAGAGCGATCCCCAACTTTCAAAAGAATTTCATCGCTATAACCTCTTTGGCACGTGGTACATTGTGCCCGACCCAAACTTCGAACCGTACAACATCAAGGAAGTGCGCCTGGCGATGGCGCACTCGATCAACCGCGATGTGATTGTCCGCGACGTGCTCAAAGGGCTTGCGACGCCAGCCTATACGATGACCCCGCCAGGTATTCCTTTCTATATTGAAGACCGTTTCGATCAGTACACCAAATACGATCCTGACCTGGCACGCAGCCTGCTCAAGGGCACGCCTTACGAGGGCGGCAAGAACTGGCCAAAGGGCATGACCATGACCATGCGCCGTGAGGGCGATGCCGAGAAAGCGGCAGGCGAAGCCGTCATTGCGATGCTCAAGGATGTGCTTGGCATGCCACTCCAACTGGAAGTCGGTGAGCCGAACGAGACGTACGATCGCATGTGGCAACACAAGATCCCACTCATGTGGGTGCGCTGGTACGTCGATTACCCTGACCCAGCGAACACGATGTTCCAAGTCTGGTACTCAAAGCAAACCAGCGGCCATCGCCACTCGTGGTCAAACCCCCAGTATGACCAGTTGGTTCTTCAAGCGAGCGGCGAGACTGACCCAGCAAAGCGCCTTGAACTCTACAAGAAAGCGCAAGAGATCCAGCTTGCCGACGGCGCGGCGATCTACGTTTATAACCCCTGGAACTACGCGCTGGTTAAGCCCTGGATCACGAACTTGCCGAAGACCAAAAGTGGCGACTACGCGGCAAAGTGGAACATCTTCCTCCGCGACTATGATTACTACCGTGTCCTGAAGCACTGA
- a CDS encoding IclR family transcriptional regulator, protein MQPEKQTMRVAQRVLEALRLIVAGPDGITPKELALQLGTSLSTAYHIIHALESAGFVTRRHRGVVSPGPTFYRLLETVQERQHLDVDALVRLADRVSDATESRAYVAVWSDNDVEVVYIRGRRGHRELPGMARGFRGAAHALALGKVLLVGQPLEHWPAYLRARSLPAFTPYTVTEPAQLATELERVEMFGVAYDREEFALGSCCISVPVLLQSGRETAAKAALAISVPPRRFAAEHTELTAFLRSLTQPRS, encoded by the coding sequence ATGCAACCAGAGAAGCAGACAATGCGTGTGGCACAGCGAGTATTGGAAGCACTCCGCTTAATAGTAGCAGGGCCCGACGGCATAACACCGAAGGAACTGGCCCTGCAGCTTGGTACGAGCCTGTCGACAGCCTACCATATCATACATGCACTGGAATCAGCAGGATTTGTGACAAGACGGCATCGCGGCGTTGTCTCGCCTGGGCCCACCTTCTATCGGCTGCTGGAAACCGTTCAAGAGCGTCAGCATCTTGATGTCGATGCACTGGTACGTCTCGCCGATCGAGTCAGTGATGCCACCGAGTCCCGCGCGTATGTCGCAGTCTGGTCAGATAATGATGTTGAAGTCGTCTATATCCGTGGACGTCGTGGCCACCGCGAATTGCCCGGCATGGCGCGCGGATTCCGCGGCGCGGCACATGCGCTGGCCTTGGGGAAAGTGCTGCTGGTGGGGCAGCCATTAGAACACTGGCCAGCATACCTTCGCGCACGTTCACTGCCAGCCTTCACGCCGTACACGGTGACTGAACCAGCGCAGCTCGCAACTGAGCTCGAGCGCGTCGAGATGTTTGGTGTGGCCTACGACCGCGAGGAGTTCGCGCTTGGTTCATGTTGCATTAGTGTTCCGGTCTTGCTCCAATCTGGTCGGGAGACAGCCGCGAAGGCTGCGCTCGCGATCTCTGTTCCGCCACGTCGCTTTGCAGCTGAGCACACCGAATTGACAGCTTTCCTGCGCTCGTTGACACAACCTCGTTCGTAA
- a CDS encoding iron-sulfur cluster assembly protein: MPPSVAQIWQELDQVLDPELDQSITRLGFVTEATVQGSTVLVRLRLPTYWCSPNFAYLMADDARRRLERLPGVERVLVTLEDHFAAEAITHGVNARCAFSTIFPGEATDDLEDLRRFFLRKGFLSRQLVMVQALRHAGLSDAALCALRLRDLRHAAGQYWVDDQGEQRWVRPARAVERYLTRRREVIGDDGPEAWLLVDLDGRPLCPDRLSDYLRQIRATVVNLRASAALCEALLASRQQWGAITVKEAVQ, from the coding sequence ATGCCGCCGAGTGTAGCCCAGATTTGGCAGGAGCTTGATCAGGTCCTTGACCCAGAATTGGATCAATCGATCACACGGTTGGGCTTTGTCACGGAGGCGACCGTGCAGGGCAGCACCGTGCTGGTCCGGTTGCGCTTGCCAACCTACTGGTGCTCGCCGAACTTTGCCTACTTGATGGCCGACGATGCACGACGGCGGCTCGAGCGCTTGCCGGGGGTCGAGCGAGTGCTGGTCACGCTTGAGGATCACTTTGCCGCTGAGGCGATCACCCACGGGGTCAACGCCCGGTGCGCGTTCAGCACCATTTTCCCTGGTGAAGCAACGGATGACCTCGAGGATCTGCGTCGGTTCTTCTTGCGGAAAGGGTTTCTGAGCCGCCAACTGGTCATGGTACAGGCGCTGCGGCATGCGGGACTGAGCGATGCCGCGCTCTGCGCGTTGCGACTGCGCGATCTCCGGCATGCAGCAGGGCAGTACTGGGTCGATGACCAGGGGGAACAGCGGTGGGTTCGGCCGGCACGTGCGGTGGAGCGCTACCTGACGCGTCGGAGGGAGGTGATTGGCGACGACGGTCCAGAGGCCTGGCTTCTCGTTGATCTTGATGGCCGACCACTGTGCCCAGACCGCCTGTCTGATTATTTGCGGCAGATTCGGGCCACCGTGGTTAACCTACGGGCGAGTGCAGCCTTGTGTGAGGCACTGTTGGCAAGTCGCCAGCAATGGGGCGCAATAACGGTCAAGGAGGCCGTGCAATGA
- a CDS encoding D-alanyl-D-alanine carboxypeptidase family protein: protein MARLRIVLGIALLLVSSAIVGASVYRYSQHSRGNDGVSAHAAVTLSVVVTPSPPPTATPTPPALSASAAVVVDVTAHRTIFALNPNQPLAPASTTKIITALLTTRLAHSEDIVSVDPADVVNPVEDSAMGLQPGDTVTVHDLLVGLLLPSGNDAARVLAHHIGSQLTQPADRAPEQRFVVAMNQLAKELGMQNTTFTTPDGDDAPGQHTTAADLAKAAEAFLADPVLPRIAAMPQATVRIGGPHQRTLQLTNTNQLLGQDGVFGLKTGTTPAAGECLVFAWQTSDHTYLGVILQSADRYADARALIQWVARLARRQSSTKGGSA from the coding sequence GTGGCGAGACTGCGCATTGTTCTTGGCATTGCACTGCTTCTGGTCAGCAGTGCAATTGTCGGAGCAAGCGTCTATCGCTACAGCCAGCACAGTCGGGGGAACGACGGAGTCTCAGCCCATGCTGCTGTGACTCTCTCAGTTGTTGTTACTCCTTCGCCGCCACCCACCGCAACCCCAACGCCTCCAGCTTTAAGCGCCTCCGCTGCAGTGGTTGTTGATGTCACAGCACACCGGACGATCTTCGCGCTCAATCCAAACCAGCCGCTCGCGCCAGCAAGCACAACGAAGATCATCACGGCACTCTTGACCACTCGGCTGGCTCATTCTGAAGACATCGTCTCAGTCGACCCAGCTGATGTCGTCAACCCCGTTGAGGATTCAGCGATGGGGTTACAACCCGGCGATACGGTCACCGTCCACGATCTGCTTGTTGGCCTGCTTTTGCCTTCCGGCAACGACGCTGCGCGTGTCCTGGCCCACCACATCGGCTCACAACTCACCCAGCCTGCTGATCGAGCGCCTGAGCAACGCTTCGTCGTGGCAATGAACCAGCTGGCCAAAGAACTCGGAATGCAGAACACGACATTTACCACGCCGGACGGCGATGATGCCCCTGGGCAACACACGACTGCGGCCGATCTTGCCAAGGCTGCCGAGGCCTTCCTTGCCGATCCCGTGTTACCGCGCATCGCCGCAATGCCCCAAGCGACTGTGCGTATCGGTGGCCCGCATCAGCGGACATTACAACTGACGAATACAAACCAGCTTCTCGGACAAGACGGAGTCTTCGGGCTGAAGACCGGGACAACACCAGCAGCTGGTGAATGTCTCGTCTTCGCCTGGCAGACGAGCGACCATACCTACCTTGGCGTCATCTTGCAGAGCGCAGACCGCTACGCCGACGCCCGCGCGCTGATTCAGTGGGTCGCCCGCCTGGCACGACGACAAAGCTCGACCAAGGGAGGAAGTGCGTGA
- a CDS encoding anti-sigma factor encodes MIHQHIWDDLPAYALGALADEEAQRVAVHLRACAVCQAELARLDIAAAALGFALPLTSPPAALRARVLAMAAGPPAAVPTGRVVVPVQRQHWLTRLRRVAWAAALVALLVESAVLGMLGVRLEHAERAQAQANARLAQMLATLRQAGWSAPLLGESNGAAPVSGRVYVDPQGTAGVLIIDGLPPLPSQNLYQVWLIRPDGQRVNGGVFTVDHSRQAMVLLHTPDPWTAFIGMGITIEPSPGGSIRPTGPRVAGCTWDWAKGY; translated from the coding sequence GTGATACATCAGCATATCTGGGATGATCTGCCCGCCTACGCGCTTGGAGCGCTCGCCGATGAAGAAGCACAGCGTGTGGCAGTTCATCTGCGTGCCTGTGCAGTGTGCCAAGCTGAGCTTGCCCGGCTTGATATCGCGGCGGCTGCACTCGGATTCGCTCTTCCCCTGACATCTCCGCCAGCGGCCCTGAGGGCCCGTGTCCTCGCCATGGCTGCGGGGCCACCCGCTGCAGTGCCAACAGGTCGCGTGGTTGTCCCAGTGCAACGGCAGCACTGGCTGACACGGCTCCGCCGGGTCGCTTGGGCGGCAGCTCTTGTTGCTCTGCTGGTTGAAAGTGCCGTGCTTGGCATGCTGGGTGTACGCCTCGAGCACGCTGAACGTGCCCAAGCGCAAGCGAACGCGCGTCTGGCGCAGATGCTTGCTACATTACGTCAAGCAGGATGGTCAGCGCCACTCCTTGGAGAGTCCAACGGTGCTGCTCCTGTCTCTGGGCGAGTCTATGTCGATCCCCAGGGGACGGCTGGTGTGCTGATCATTGATGGCCTGCCGCCATTGCCATCCCAGAACCTCTACCAGGTTTGGCTGATCCGGCCAGATGGACAGCGCGTCAACGGCGGTGTCTTCACGGTTGATCACTCTCGTCAGGCGATGGTGCTCTTGCACACGCCCGATCCATGGACAGCCTTTATTGGTATGGGGATTACCATTGAGCCAAGTCCGGGAGGAAGCATACGGCCAACGGGGCCCCGTGTTGCTGGATGTACGTGGGATTGGGCAAAGGGATATTAG
- a CDS encoding oxygenase MpaB family protein: MTVPSLVGGRTYQDWLRVQGIPNDAFLVAQRVNRERIVLISWGRAVLLQLAHPLVAAGVADHSHFRDSNAAMLARVSRTVRAMCAFTFGPPAVARRTARHILRVHSRVHGTLTEAIGPYPVGTFYTAEDPALLTWVHATLIESVLLAYETLVAPLSSAERDLYCQASRVMEYWLQVPVGTFPGTWDELRRYLAAMFTSGHITVSATARALARHLLWPPLPPLLQPAAALLRLVTLGWLPAPIRADYGFPASAVDARRLRMITTLIRMTLPLWPARLRFWPHGDAAMRMMMACPWHI, encoded by the coding sequence ATGACAGTACCGAGCCTCGTTGGAGGACGGACTTACCAGGATTGGTTACGGGTGCAAGGCATTCCCAACGACGCTTTTCTTGTCGCCCAGCGAGTGAATCGTGAGCGGATAGTCCTCATTAGCTGGGGGCGTGCCGTGCTGTTGCAACTTGCTCATCCATTGGTTGCAGCCGGAGTCGCCGACCATAGTCATTTCCGCGACAGCAATGCGGCGATGCTCGCCCGCGTTTCTCGCACCGTCAGGGCGATGTGCGCATTCACCTTTGGCCCGCCGGCTGTGGCTCGTCGTACAGCGCGCCACATTCTTCGCGTCCATAGCCGAGTCCACGGTACCCTCACTGAGGCCATTGGGCCGTATCCGGTCGGTACGTTTTACACAGCTGAGGATCCTGCGCTGCTCACCTGGGTTCACGCAACCCTGATCGAAAGCGTGCTCCTGGCATACGAGACACTCGTTGCGCCACTCTCGTCTGCCGAGCGTGATCTGTACTGCCAGGCGAGTCGCGTCATGGAGTATTGGCTGCAGGTTCCAGTCGGCACGTTCCCCGGCACCTGGGACGAGTTACGCCGTTACCTTGCCGCCATGTTCACAAGTGGTCACATTACCGTCTCGGCGACAGCGCGTGCCCTTGCTCGTCATCTTCTCTGGCCACCGTTGCCGCCGCTCCTCCAGCCTGCCGCTGCGCTGCTCCGCTTGGTCACGCTCGGCTGGTTGCCGGCACCAATCCGAGCCGACTACGGTTTTCCAGCCTCAGCAGTTGATGCACGCCGATTGCGCATGATTACAACCCTCATACGCATGACGTTGCCACTATGGCCAGCACGCCTTCGCTTCTGGCCACATGGTGATGCAGCAATGCGCATGATGATGGCATGCCCATGGCACATCTAG
- a CDS encoding ABC transporter permease, which produces MAQYIVRRLLLVIPTLIAISLITFIIMHATPGSPLQPQAANANPLPPEAQKALAKRFGLDKPLWQQYLVYLKNIWTLDFGISYQYRTRQVREIIATTFPVSMELGAMATVVAIVIGIPLGVLAAVNQNGPIDYLCSIIATLGVSLPNFILALFLILLFVLLLPVIPRTGGWSSPIDWVLPTIALSLGPMGILARYTRASMVEVMRQDFVRTAQAKGLSNHQVIVRHVLKNGLIPPITIIGPMFAAIGTGSPFVEAIFRVPGMGRFYVDSLIARDYPMIMAVTLIYGALLAVMNIVVDIVYGLVDPRIRLS; this is translated from the coding sequence GTGGCACAGTATATTGTGCGGCGGCTTCTACTCGTGATTCCCACCCTGATCGCGATTTCGCTCATTACATTCATCATCATGCATGCGACACCAGGTAGTCCACTGCAACCACAAGCTGCCAACGCCAATCCCCTGCCACCAGAGGCGCAAAAAGCCCTCGCAAAACGCTTCGGCCTCGACAAGCCGCTCTGGCAACAATACCTTGTCTACCTTAAGAACATCTGGACCCTCGACTTTGGTATCTCCTACCAATACCGAACACGGCAAGTCCGCGAAATTATTGCCACCACCTTTCCGGTCTCGATGGAACTCGGCGCAATGGCAACGGTCGTCGCGATCGTGATCGGCATTCCGCTTGGCGTGCTGGCTGCAGTCAACCAAAACGGGCCGATCGATTACCTGTGTAGCATCATCGCCACTCTCGGCGTCTCACTCCCAAACTTCATCCTTGCCTTATTCTTGATCTTGCTCTTCGTGCTGCTTCTTCCGGTGATTCCGCGAACCGGCGGGTGGTCATCGCCAATCGACTGGGTCTTGCCAACGATTGCCCTCTCGCTCGGGCCGATGGGTATCCTTGCACGATACACTCGAGCCAGCATGGTTGAAGTGATGCGGCAAGATTTCGTGCGCACCGCTCAAGCAAAGGGGCTCTCAAATCACCAAGTGATCGTGCGCCACGTGCTCAAGAATGGCCTGATCCCGCCAATTACCATCATTGGCCCGATGTTCGCTGCGATTGGCACCGGCTCGCCATTTGTTGAGGCAATCTTTCGTGTTCCCGGCATGGGACGTTTCTATGTGGATAGTCTGATCGCTCGTGACTATCCGATGATCATGGCCGTCACCTTGATCTACGGCGCATTGCTGGCGGTCATGAACATCGTCGTCGACATTGTCTACGGCCTCGTCGACCCGCGCATCCGCCTAAGCTAG